One genomic segment of Methanothermococcus okinawensis IH1 includes these proteins:
- a CDS encoding FAD-dependent oxidoreductase produces MRVVIIGSGAAGLTTASTIRKYNKEMDIIVITKEKHIAYSPCAIPYVICNEIPSFEDIVMHTPEEYKKDRNINVITESEVLDIDSKNNKIIYKDKGNNKIGLTYDYLVLATGGSPFVPPIEGADLEGVFKLRTIEDGMKIKEYAENSKSAIVAGAGAIGLETAYALKKLGLDVIVVEMAPQILPRALDIDMAKIVMKYLEDAGIKFILEKPLGKIVGDEDGKVSGAVIDGDLYNCDMVIMATGVRPNTELAKKAGCEIGRWAIKVNEKMQTSIPNIYAVGDCVEVVDLITKQITLSPFGTTAVRQGKVAGKNIVGIDAKFNPVLNAMVSKIGDIEIAGTGMSELGAHQNRLDVIVGRARALTRARYYPGGKLIDIKLICDMNKNIVGCQIVGGERVAERVDAMSIAIAKNMTCDELANMEFCYAPPVSMVIDPLALAAENACDKFKKMEKNE; encoded by the coding sequence ATGAGAGTTGTTATAATCGGAAGTGGTGCAGCAGGATTAACCACAGCTTCAACAATAAGGAAATATAATAAAGAAATGGATATAATAGTTATCACAAAGGAGAAACATATAGCATATTCACCATGTGCTATTCCCTATGTAATATGTAATGAAATACCTTCATTTGAAGATATAGTAATGCATACTCCCGAAGAATATAAAAAGGATAGAAATATCAATGTGATTACAGAGTCAGAGGTTTTGGATATAGATTCAAAGAATAACAAAATAATATATAAGGATAAAGGAAATAATAAAATAGGATTAACTTATGATTACCTTGTTTTAGCCACGGGGGGCTCTCCTTTTGTTCCACCAATTGAAGGTGCGGATTTAGAAGGAGTTTTTAAATTAAGAACAATTGAAGATGGTATGAAAATAAAAGAATATGCAGAAAATTCAAAAAGTGCAATAGTTGCAGGAGCTGGGGCAATTGGACTTGAAACAGCATACGCATTGAAAAAACTTGGACTTGATGTGATAGTTGTTGAGATGGCGCCTCAAATATTACCACGAGCTCTGGATATAGACATGGCTAAGATTGTTATGAAATACTTAGAAGATGCAGGTATTAAATTTATACTTGAAAAACCACTTGGAAAAATCGTCGGAGATGAAGATGGCAAAGTAAGTGGTGCAGTAATTGATGGAGATTTATATAACTGCGATATGGTTATCATGGCTACTGGGGTAAGACCAAATACCGAGCTCGCAAAAAAGGCAGGCTGTGAAATAGGAAGATGGGCTATAAAGGTAAATGAAAAAATGCAAACTTCAATACCAAATATATATGCCGTTGGAGACTGTGTGGAAGTTGTGGATTTAATAACAAAACAGATTACATTATCACCATTTGGAACAACGGCTGTAAGGCAGGGCAAAGTTGCAGGAAAAAATATTGTAGGTATTGATGCCAAATTTAATCCAGTTTTAAATGCCATGGTGTCAAAAATAGGAGATATTGAAATAGCAGGCACTGGTATGAGTGAGCTCGGAGCTCATCAAAATAGACTCGATGTAATAGTTGGAAGAGCAAGAGCTCTTACAAGGGCAAGGTATTATCCTGGCGGAAAATTGATAGATATTAAATTAATATGTGATATGAATAAAAACATTGTAGGATGTCAAATTGTTGGTGGGGAGAGAGTGGCTGAAAGAGTAGATGCCATGTCCATAGCTATTGCCAAAAATATGACTTGTGATGAGCT